A window from Gammaproteobacteria bacterium encodes these proteins:
- a CDS encoding SpoVT-AbrB domain-containing protein, producing MLNQIVIGQNGALTIPVTMWRRLGLNEGSLVMIEETGIGLMIKPVIPDVEIYSQDRKAEFILSNTIGDDDYQSACVAVRAMGLNPNAIPHERPE from the coding sequence ATGTTAAACCAAATAGTAATAGGACAAAATGGTGCATTGACGATACCCGTAACGATGTGGCGTCGGTTGGGGCTAAATGAAGGGTCATTGGTTATGATCGAGGAAACTGGAATAGGACTGATGATAAAACCTGTTATTCCTGATGTTGAAATTTATAGCCAGGACCGTAAGGCTGAATTCATATTAAGCAATACCATCGGAGACGATGATTATCAATCAGCCTGTGTTGCTGTTCGCGCCATGGGATTGAATCCCAACGCGATTCCCCATGAGCGTCCCGAATGA